In Anolis carolinensis isolate JA03-04 unplaced genomic scaffold, rAnoCar3.1.pri scaffold_15, whole genome shotgun sequence, the DNA window GGCATTGTCTTGGACAGCGGCGACGGCGTCACACACACCGTCCCGATCTACAACGGCTACTGCTTGCCTCACGCGGTGGCCCGGTTGGACATCGCCGGGCGGGACGTCACCGAGTACTTCATGAAGCTCCTTCTGGAGAGTGGCTACTCTTTCGTCAGCACGGCGGAGAGAGAAATCGTGAGGGACATCAAGGAGAAGCTCTGCTACGTGGCTCTGGATCCGTCCCAGGAGCTCCGAGCAAAGCCAGAGTATCTTCTGAGGGACTATAAACTTCCTGACGGGAACGTCATCCGGATCGGCAACCAGTTGTTCCGGGCCCCGGAAGCCCTCTTCGCTCCCCCGGACATCGGCATCGACGCCCCCGGCATACACCGCATGATCTTCAACAGCATCATGAAGTGCGACATCGACGTGCGGAGAGACCTGTACGGAAATATCCTCCTCTCGGGCGGGTCCACCTTGTTTTCCGGGCTGGACGAACGCGTCTTGCAGGAGATGCAGCTCCAAGTCCCCATTGGGATCGCGGTCCGGATCATCGCCCCGCCGGAGAGGAAGTACTGCACCTGGATCGGGGCCTCGATTCTGGCCTGCTTGAAAGCCTTCCAGTTCATGTGGGTCACGCTCGGCGATTACAAAGATTTTGGCCCCGGGGTGGTCCATCGGAAGTGTTTCTGAGAGTCCGCATTTGAACCTATGGCTCACATAACGTGTTTGTATATATGGACGATTTCATAGTTTTGGACGTTACTGCTAGTCAGAATGCACaaggaaataaataatttgaGCAACACCGattgcaatttattattattattatgattattattattattattgtgtgacacagcaaacaagatatatgctggatttcatatcacaaaatcacaagtcgaacacttcccaagtgtctaggccagctgtcagctctagtttgtagtgcggttttcttgtactgattttttgaggagtttctgatttatgacttcaatcaaagcaggttcttcactgtgctttacatattattgttattattattattattattattattattattattattgtatgacacagcaaacaagatagatatgctggatttcatatcacaaaatcacaagttgaacacttcccaagtgtctaggactgtgtgatattgtgcaagctgtcagctctagtttgtagtgcggttttcttgtactgattttt includes these proteins:
- the LOC134294492 gene encoding uncharacterized protein LOC134294492, with the protein product MSDPKGFDLPAVIFDNGSGLCKAGMAGDNAPRSVITSIVGRSKAKATMLGAGQKEFYVGEAAQSKRGVLSLNYPINHGIVTSWDDMERIWRHVYECELRVSSSDRPVLLTEAPLNPLQNREKMTEIMFEHFNVPALYVAVQATLALYASARTTGIVLDSGDGVTHTVPIYNGYCLPHAVARLDIAGRDVTEYFMKLLLESGYSFVSTAEREIVRDIKEKLCYVALDPSQELRAKPEYLLRDYKLPDGNVIRIGNQLFRAPEALFAPPDIGIDAPGIHRMIFNSIMKCDIDVRRDLYGNILLSGGSTLFSGLDERVLQEMQLQVPIGIAVRIIAPPERKYCTWIGASILACLKAFQFMWVTLGDYKDFGPGVVHRKCF